In a single window of the Streptomyces sp. HUAS ZL42 genome:
- a CDS encoding FUSC family protein, protein MSRRVTLALPPWLAHTLRTQRGPVPWNAVVRGALASGPLLVAALVSGRISLGVVAAIAAMLAGINDRPGSRRASVRRLGVPALAGSLGLLIGTYAGDHVGAVALTFVLTGLGLVAGGISAIGPVASGAATQLLVASAIGAGMPLPAPGWQRALAFLVGAGWLLALRLVLPTPGALAGDFRFDGERDAVAGVYDAVADLLDAVGTEHATVRRAALTAALDHAQDALAGPRLRRYASSAAERRLHAQYAAALPLAEAATALAWAGEAVTGRASEGPRRLAAALRGGTHTGPLPAPHRSAPALRALDDALLRAAEAFDQGEGGDLHTRPRTAGDLFRTAFGAGGREYGIRVALCFGASAAFAQAQYHSHWYGQHAHWYWLPATAVFLVKPDLGPLASRVLCRAAGTVLGALLFAGFAAVLPRPEGLIALVAVSGALIPAATRHFAAQTAVVTVLVLALVMVGGEPQASASRIGETLLACAIVLVVGHLPMPGERGGGVRARLAGAGSAAHAYLVHVLSESDDRAARWTLRREAYRTLAEARTAIALAAAELPALARHTEGTDEVAALLERLVDTTTACAVHLDDTGRLTARHTERLTELLDELATRRERVGLRAREIPGLPIAV, encoded by the coding sequence GTGTCCCGCCGCGTCACCCTCGCCCTGCCGCCCTGGCTCGCCCACACCCTGCGTACCCAGCGGGGACCCGTGCCCTGGAACGCGGTGGTCAGAGGGGCGTTGGCGAGCGGTCCGCTGCTGGTCGCAGCCTTGGTGTCCGGCCGTATCTCCCTCGGCGTCGTGGCCGCCATCGCCGCGATGCTCGCCGGGATCAACGACCGGCCCGGCAGCCGACGGGCCTCGGTCAGGCGTCTCGGTGTGCCCGCGCTGGCCGGATCGCTGGGGCTGCTGATCGGGACGTACGCAGGGGACCACGTCGGTGCCGTCGCGTTGACCTTCGTCCTGACCGGGCTCGGGCTCGTCGCGGGAGGCATCAGCGCCATCGGGCCCGTTGCCTCCGGCGCGGCCACGCAACTGCTCGTCGCCTCCGCCATCGGTGCCGGCATGCCCCTGCCCGCGCCCGGGTGGCAGCGGGCGCTCGCCTTCCTCGTGGGAGCCGGATGGCTGCTCGCGCTGAGGCTCGTGCTGCCCACGCCCGGTGCGCTCGCCGGTGACTTCCGGTTCGACGGGGAGCGGGACGCGGTGGCCGGCGTGTACGACGCCGTCGCGGACCTGCTCGACGCCGTAGGCACCGAGCACGCCACCGTCCGGCGCGCCGCGCTCACCGCCGCCCTCGACCACGCACAGGACGCCCTCGCCGGGCCCCGGCTGCGGCGGTACGCCAGCTCCGCGGCCGAGCGGCGGCTGCATGCGCAGTACGCCGCCGCGCTGCCCCTCGCCGAGGCGGCGACCGCGCTCGCCTGGGCGGGGGAGGCCGTGACCGGGCGGGCCTCCGAAGGGCCCCGGCGGCTCGCCGCCGCCCTGCGCGGCGGCACGCACACCGGGCCGCTGCCCGCGCCTCACCGGTCGGCGCCCGCCCTGCGCGCCCTCGACGACGCCCTGCTGCGCGCCGCCGAGGCCTTCGACCAGGGCGAGGGCGGCGATCTGCACACACGTCCGCGTACCGCAGGGGACCTGTTCCGCACCGCCTTCGGGGCCGGCGGGCGCGAGTACGGGATCCGGGTCGCCCTCTGCTTCGGGGCCAGCGCCGCCTTCGCGCAGGCCCAGTACCACTCGCACTGGTACGGACAGCACGCCCACTGGTACTGGCTGCCCGCCACCGCCGTCTTCCTCGTCAAGCCCGACCTCGGGCCGCTCGCGTCCCGTGTCCTGTGCCGTGCCGCGGGGACCGTCCTCGGAGCGCTCCTCTTCGCCGGGTTCGCCGCCGTGCTGCCCCGGCCGGAAGGGCTGATCGCGCTCGTCGCGGTCAGTGGTGCCCTCATCCCCGCGGCCACCCGACACTTCGCCGCGCAGACCGCCGTCGTCACCGTGCTCGTCCTCGCCCTCGTGATGGTGGGCGGGGAGCCCCAGGCCTCCGCCAGCCGGATCGGGGAGACGCTGCTCGCCTGCGCCATCGTCCTGGTCGTCGGGCACCTGCCGATGCCGGGGGAGCGGGGCGGGGGCGTGCGGGCCAGGCTGGCCGGCGCGGGCAGCGCCGCACACGCCTATCTCGTGCACGTCCTCAGCGAGTCCGACGACCGCGCCGCCCGCTGGACCCTGCGCCGCGAGGCCTACCGCACCCTCGCCGAGGCCCGCACCGCCATCGCCCTCGCCGCCGCCGAACTGCCCGCCCTCGCCCGGCACACCGAGGGCACCGACGAGGTCGCGGCCCTCCTCGAACGGCTCGTCGACACCACGACCGCATGCGCCGTCCACCTCGACGACACCGGCCGGCTGACCGCCCGGCACACCGAGCGGCTCACCGAACTCCTGGACGAACTGGCCACGCGGCGGGAGCGGGTGGGACTACGGGCTCGCGAGATCCCCGGCCTGCCCATCGCCGTCTAG
- a CDS encoding N-acetyltransferase family protein, translating into MSSEPSVGLRRATPADAAATADVYLRSFGAALPTVVRPRSDDEVRDYIRDVVVPSRETWVAEAAHGHGGRIVGLMVLDGELLSQLYLDPDWRGRGIGDRFVALAKERSPQGLALWTFQVNKPAHRFYERHGFVAVEYTDGLDNEEKEPDVRYVWRP; encoded by the coding sequence GTGAGTTCCGAGCCGTCGGTCGGTCTTCGCCGCGCCACCCCCGCCGACGCCGCCGCCACGGCAGACGTCTATCTCCGTTCCTTCGGCGCCGCGCTGCCCACGGTCGTCCGGCCGCGCTCGGACGACGAGGTGCGCGACTACATCCGGGACGTGGTGGTGCCGTCGCGCGAGACGTGGGTGGCCGAGGCCGCGCACGGGCACGGCGGCCGAATCGTGGGGCTCATGGTGCTCGACGGGGAGTTGTTGTCCCAGCTCTACCTGGACCCCGACTGGCGCGGGCGCGGCATCGGGGACCGGTTCGTCGCGCTCGCCAAGGAACGCAGTCCACAGGGGCTGGCCCTGTGGACGTTCCAGGTCAACAAGCCCGCCCACCGCTTCTACGAGCGGCACGGATTCGTCGCCGTGGAGTACACGGACGGGCTGGACAACGAGGAGAAGGAGCCCGACGTGCGGTATGTGTGGCGGCCGTGA
- a CDS encoding endonuclease/exonuclease/phosphatase family protein, with amino-acid sequence MLVGTWNLENLMLPDSGDGAPRTEAEYEAKVEALASVITALDPALLGVQEVKQEEALHDLVKAVGGEWHTALSEHADRRGIRVGFLSRRELRVRHDVTAFAPGLDPVQTLDGQNPEDKEKETSRGLLAVETDGDHGPLHVAVAHLKSKLLSYPNKRFQPLDEAERARFGAYALYRRAAEAATLRILADKLLAGDGRERDVMVLGDMNDVVYAATTQILVGPPGSTLEEQDKHAFETPDKGDAARLWNVAPRIPADRRFSRVSFKRAELIDHILTSHRLVHRITQAGTGLPDRQDEALDLPSVGEDPAGRVGTPGSDHAPVWIRIG; translated from the coding sequence ATGCTCGTCGGTACGTGGAATCTCGAGAATCTGATGCTGCCGGACAGCGGCGACGGCGCCCCCAGGACCGAAGCCGAGTACGAGGCGAAGGTGGAGGCCCTCGCCTCCGTGATCACCGCGCTCGACCCGGCGCTGCTGGGCGTCCAGGAGGTCAAGCAGGAAGAGGCGCTGCACGATCTGGTCAAGGCGGTGGGCGGGGAGTGGCACACGGCGCTCTCCGAGCACGCCGACCGCCGGGGCATCCGCGTCGGCTTCCTCAGCCGGCGGGAGTTGCGGGTGAGGCACGACGTGACCGCGTTCGCGCCCGGGCTGGACCCCGTGCAGACCCTCGACGGCCAGAACCCCGAGGACAAGGAGAAGGAGACGAGCCGCGGCTTGCTGGCGGTGGAGACCGACGGTGACCACGGACCTCTGCATGTGGCCGTCGCCCACCTCAAGTCGAAGCTGCTGTCGTACCCGAACAAGCGCTTCCAGCCACTCGACGAGGCCGAACGGGCCCGCTTCGGCGCGTACGCCCTCTACCGGCGGGCCGCTGAGGCGGCGACTCTGCGCATCCTCGCGGACAAGCTGCTCGCGGGGGACGGGCGGGAGCGGGACGTGATGGTCCTCGGCGACATGAACGACGTGGTGTACGCCGCGACCACGCAGATCCTGGTCGGGCCGCCCGGGTCCACGCTCGAGGAGCAGGACAAACACGCCTTCGAGACGCCGGACAAGGGAGACGCGGCGCGGCTGTGGAACGTCGCCCCGCGGATCCCCGCCGATCGGCGCTTCTCGCGCGTCAGTTTCAAGCGCGCGGAGCTGATCGACCACATACTGACCAGCCACCGGCTGGTCCACCGCATCACGCAGGCGGGGACGGGCCTGCCCGACCGGCAGGACGAAGCCCTCGACCTTCCGTCGGTGGGCGAGGACCCCGCGGGCCGGGTCGGAACACCGGGCTCGGACCACGCGCCGGTGTGGATACGGATCGGCTGA
- a CDS encoding aspartate/glutamate racemase family protein, with translation MRIVVTNCNTTQEMTEEIVRGARAAAGPGTTVTGLTPAWGPESAEGWLDSYLSAAAVIDLLRTYDGPAYDAVVMAGFGEHGREGVRELVDVPVVDITEAAAHLACLLGRRYGVVTTLERSCGQIEDSLETAGVGRNCVAVVGTGLSVLDLGDGDPARTEAAFLAAAERAREAGAEVLVLGCAGMTGLQRAVGQKLGVPVVDGVGAAVKLAESLVGLGLTTSRVGSYAKPLPKRRVWRARSE, from the coding sequence GTGCGGATCGTCGTCACCAACTGCAACACCACGCAGGAGATGACCGAGGAGATCGTACGAGGTGCCCGGGCCGCGGCCGGCCCGGGCACCACCGTGACCGGACTGACCCCGGCATGGGGACCCGAGTCCGCGGAGGGCTGGCTCGACAGCTACCTGTCCGCCGCGGCGGTCATCGACCTGCTGCGGACGTACGACGGTCCCGCGTACGACGCCGTCGTCATGGCCGGCTTCGGGGAGCACGGACGCGAGGGCGTACGGGAACTGGTGGACGTACCGGTCGTCGACATCACCGAGGCCGCGGCACACCTGGCGTGTCTGCTCGGGCGACGGTACGGCGTCGTCACCACCCTCGAGCGGTCCTGCGGGCAGATCGAGGACAGCCTGGAGACGGCCGGGGTCGGCCGCAACTGCGTCGCCGTGGTCGGCACGGGCCTGAGCGTCCTCGACCTCGGCGACGGGGACCCGGCCCGCACGGAGGCGGCATTCCTGGCGGCCGCCGAGCGGGCGCGGGAGGCCGGTGCCGAGGTGCTGGTGCTGGGGTGCGCCGGGATGACGGGGCTGCAGCGGGCGGTGGGGCAGAAGCTGGGGGTTCCGGTGGTCGACGGGGTGGGAGCCGCCGTGAAGCTCGCGGAGTCGCTGGTGGGGCTGGGACTGACCACGAGCCGGGTGGGAAGTTATGCCAAGCCGTTGCCGAAGCGGAGGGTGTGGCGGGCGCGGTCGGAGTGA
- a CDS encoding amidohydrolase — protein MTPSPAGLIITRCTVLTHDDHERIGFAEDAAIVVRDGAVEAVVSSAEAEGLPAAERIDARGQVAMPGLINCHTHAPMVALRGIAEDLPTEEWFNDVVWPVESNLTEKDVELGARLACAEMIRGGVTCFADHYFAMDAVAAVVAECGIRAHLGEAYFSSQGQQGRENSLEFALRHRGGAGGRITTALAPHAPYTVTDADLAATAELARDHGLPVHIHASENRDQAETSLARHGVTPVEVLERTGLLDTDTLIAHGTGILDRDLPVLERAGGRTAVATAPRGYLKFAWPSTTPVQALRDLGIPVGLATDGAASNNSLDVWESMALTALVQKSTTGDPRRLTSRDALHHATLQSARAVGQGDRLGSIAPGRRADIVLVDLTGPHTQPVHDLAATLVHSARSSDIRTTIVDGRILMRDRELLTLDVPAVVRELGERMPALLDRSHGRRIQEYDT, from the coding sequence ATGACGCCTTCTCCCGCCGGTCTCATCATCACCCGGTGCACGGTGCTCACGCACGACGATCATGAGCGGATCGGGTTCGCGGAGGATGCCGCGATCGTCGTACGGGACGGGGCCGTCGAGGCGGTGGTGAGCAGCGCGGAGGCCGAGGGGCTGCCCGCCGCCGAACGCATCGACGCCCGCGGCCAGGTCGCGATGCCGGGCCTGATCAACTGTCATACCCACGCCCCGATGGTCGCCCTGCGCGGCATCGCCGAGGACCTGCCCACCGAGGAGTGGTTCAACGACGTCGTGTGGCCCGTCGAGTCCAACCTCACCGAGAAGGACGTCGAGTTGGGCGCCCGGCTCGCCTGCGCCGAGATGATCCGCGGCGGCGTCACCTGTTTCGCCGACCACTACTTCGCCATGGACGCGGTCGCCGCCGTCGTCGCCGAGTGCGGGATCCGCGCCCACCTCGGGGAGGCGTACTTCTCCTCGCAGGGGCAGCAAGGGCGGGAGAACTCACTGGAGTTCGCGCTGCGGCACCGCGGGGGCGCAGGCGGCCGCATCACCACCGCCCTCGCCCCGCACGCCCCTTACACCGTCACCGACGCCGACCTCGCCGCCACCGCCGAACTCGCCCGCGACCACGGCCTCCCGGTGCACATCCACGCCTCCGAGAACCGCGACCAGGCCGAGACCAGCCTCGCCCGGCACGGCGTCACACCCGTCGAGGTACTCGAGCGCACCGGACTCCTCGACACCGACACCCTCATCGCCCACGGCACCGGCATCCTCGACCGAGACCTGCCCGTCCTGGAGCGAGCGGGCGGTCGTACGGCCGTCGCGACCGCGCCCCGCGGCTACCTCAAGTTCGCCTGGCCGAGCACCACCCCGGTCCAGGCCCTGCGCGACCTCGGCATCCCGGTGGGACTCGCCACCGACGGCGCCGCCTCCAACAACTCCCTCGACGTGTGGGAGTCGATGGCGCTCACCGCCCTCGTCCAGAAGTCGACCACCGGCGACCCACGCCGGCTCACGTCCCGGGACGCCCTGCACCACGCCACCCTCCAGAGCGCGCGGGCCGTCGGACAGGGCGACCGCCTCGGCAGCATCGCGCCCGGCCGGCGGGCCGACATCGTCCTCGTCGACCTCACCGGGCCGCACACCCAACCCGTCCACGACCTCGCGGCGACCCTCGTCCACAGCGCCCGCTCCTCCGACATCCGCACGACGATCGTCGACGGGCGGATCCTCATGCGCGACCGCGAGCTGCTCACGCTCGACGTCCCCGCGGTGGTGCGGGAACTGGGGGAGCGCATGCCTGCCCTCCTGGACCGGAGCCACGGCCGACGCATCCAGGAGTACGACACCTGA
- a CDS encoding nucleotidyltransferase domain-containing protein has translation MNSLTDPVFLDTAADRLAALPTVQAVALGGSRAQGTHRPGSDWDLAVYYRGPFDLADLRALGWEGEVSEIGGWGGGVFNGGAWLTIDGRRVDVHYRDLDVVEHEMAEAEEGRFRVEPLLFHLAGIPSYLVVAELAINQVLRGELPRPGAYPEKLRVSAAERWRGTAHATLAYAQANHVPAGRLTEVVGAIATAAVQAGHGVLAGRGEWVTNEKRLLERAGLRDVDGIIAELGSTGSGELKNGVERAQALLTRAGHSCPE, from the coding sequence GTGAACTCCCTCACCGACCCGGTCTTCCTCGACACCGCCGCCGACCGCCTCGCCGCCCTCCCCACCGTCCAGGCCGTCGCCCTTGGCGGCTCCCGGGCGCAGGGCACGCACCGGCCCGGCAGCGACTGGGACCTGGCCGTCTACTACCGCGGCCCTTTCGACCTCGCTGACCTGCGAGCCCTCGGCTGGGAGGGCGAGGTCTCCGAGATCGGCGGCTGGGGCGGCGGTGTCTTCAACGGCGGTGCCTGGCTGACGATCGACGGCCGGCGCGTCGACGTGCACTACCGCGACCTCGACGTGGTCGAGCACGAGATGGCGGAGGCGGAGGAGGGGCGGTTCCGGGTGGAGCCGCTGCTGTTCCATCTCGCGGGGATTCCCAGTTACCTCGTCGTCGCGGAGCTGGCGATCAATCAGGTGTTGCGGGGTGAGCTCCCGCGGCCCGGCGCCTATCCGGAGAAGCTGCGCGTCTCCGCCGCCGAGCGCTGGCGCGGGACGGCCCACGCAACCCTTGCCTACGCACAGGCCAACCATGTTCCTGCGGGACGGCTGACAGAGGTGGTGGGGGCCATTGCCACGGCGGCCGTGCAGGCCGGGCACGGCGTGCTGGCCGGGCGCGGGGAGTGGGTGACGAATGAGAAGCGGTTGCTGGAACGCGCCGGACTGAGGGACGTCGACGGCATCATCGCCGAGTTGGGGAGTACTGGCTCCGGCGAATTGAAGAACGGGGTGGAAAGGGCGCAGGCGCTCTTGACGCGCGCCGGGCATTCCTGCCCCGAATAA
- a CDS encoding RidA family protein → MIRRVTVPGLFPPPTYSHASVVEAGSRLAFLAGSVPIDGGGKLVGEGDPVRQAEQVIANLEEQLRAVGSDLAHVVSTDVYVVSSETSVLSAVWDVVEASGLSSGPHSSTLIGVACLGYTGQLVEITATAVVPEPEEARP, encoded by the coding sequence ATGATCCGGCGCGTCACCGTCCCCGGCCTCTTCCCGCCGCCCACCTACTCCCATGCCTCCGTCGTCGAGGCCGGCAGCAGGCTCGCCTTCCTCGCCGGTTCCGTGCCGATCGACGGGGGCGGGAAGCTGGTCGGGGAGGGAGATCCCGTGCGCCAGGCCGAGCAGGTGATCGCCAATCTCGAGGAGCAACTGCGAGCGGTCGGAAGCGACTTGGCCCACGTCGTGTCCACCGACGTGTACGTGGTGAGCAGTGAGACCTCGGTGCTGTCCGCCGTGTGGGACGTCGTCGAGGCATCCGGGCTCAGTTCCGGTCCGCACTCCTCGACCCTGATCGGGGTCGCCTGCCTGGGGTACACCGGGCAACTCGTGGAGATCACTGCCACCGCCGTCGTACCGGAGCCGGAAGAGGCACGTCCGTGA
- a CDS encoding ABC transporter ATP-binding protein, giving the protein MAKKREAGKPEVSESERLLFGGPLRYDMGWNQHADAFLELNFRAMLTRLPSLLASSFRLAWQADRRAARVVLAAEAGRGVAQAVSLLAVNSVLARLMTGGSIEDRLRGAAPALITVAAVMFVATLLRAASTYATGRLEPKVERVATERYLERAATVELAAIEDHAFHKLLDTAQYGASSARRMIAHATRLVNGMISLIAAASVLTVLHPALLPLLVTMTLPSAWSALTNARRRYESFHTWVQHARAGYLLSGLLTEPAAAPEIRLHGVGPFLLRHFRAMSETAEAEQARLARLAARTGLIAAAWTGIATVATYATLGGLLVSGMMGLSVAGTAVIAIRTGSASLDTLVLEVNALHEEALFVGDLQRLYKEAAERAIPVGGAALPEDPREIRFENVTFSYPGDAARPALDDVTLTLPLGRIVALVGENGSGKTTLVKLLAGLYKPDHGRILWDHVDAATADRHQLAERIAMVAQDFKRWPFTARVNVAVGRSSAPLTEERLASAVAEAGAEEVVADLPRGLDTLLARNFSGGHELSGGQWQRLGIARAAYRRGRILIVDEPTAALDARAELEVFEKIRALAGTGQTVVLITHRLASVRHADLVHVLEEGRLVESGTPDELLATGGIYAELYSLQADQFTTKLPAPKAG; this is encoded by the coding sequence GTGGCGAAGAAGCGCGAGGCCGGCAAGCCCGAGGTGTCCGAGTCGGAGCGGCTGCTCTTCGGCGGCCCGCTGCGCTACGACATGGGCTGGAACCAGCACGCGGACGCGTTCCTGGAGCTGAACTTCCGCGCCATGCTGACCCGGCTGCCCTCGCTGCTCGCGTCCAGCTTCCGGCTCGCCTGGCAGGCCGACCGGCGTGCCGCGCGCGTAGTGCTGGCCGCGGAGGCGGGTCGGGGCGTGGCGCAGGCGGTGAGCCTGCTCGCGGTGAACAGTGTGCTGGCCCGGCTGATGACCGGCGGCTCGATCGAGGACCGGCTGCGCGGCGCGGCCCCCGCGCTGATCACCGTGGCCGCCGTGATGTTCGTCGCGACGCTGCTGAGGGCCGCGTCGACGTACGCCACCGGCCGCCTGGAGCCCAAGGTCGAGCGGGTGGCGACGGAGCGGTATCTGGAGCGGGCGGCAACGGTGGAGCTGGCCGCGATCGAGGACCACGCGTTCCACAAGCTGCTGGACACCGCGCAGTACGGTGCCTCCTCCGCCCGGCGCATGATCGCGCACGCCACGCGCCTGGTGAACGGGATGATCTCCCTGATCGCCGCCGCGAGTGTGCTGACCGTGCTGCACCCGGCCCTGCTCCCGCTGCTGGTGACGATGACGCTGCCGAGCGCGTGGAGCGCGCTGACGAACGCGCGCCGCCGCTACGAGTCCTTCCACACGTGGGTGCAGCACGCCCGCGCCGGCTACCTGCTCAGCGGCCTGCTCACAGAACCGGCGGCCGCCCCGGAGATCCGGCTGCACGGGGTCGGCCCCTTCCTGCTGCGCCACTTCCGCGCGATGTCGGAGACAGCGGAGGCTGAGCAGGCCCGCCTGGCCCGGCTCGCCGCCCGTACGGGCCTGATCGCGGCGGCCTGGACGGGCATCGCGACGGTGGCGACGTACGCGACGCTGGGCGGGTTGCTGGTCTCCGGGATGATGGGGCTGTCCGTGGCGGGGACGGCGGTGATCGCGATCCGCACCGGCTCGGCAAGCCTGGACACCCTCGTCCTGGAGGTCAACGCCCTGCACGAGGAGGCCCTGTTCGTGGGCGATCTGCAGCGGCTGTACAAGGAGGCTGCCGAGCGGGCCATCCCGGTCGGCGGGGCCGCCCTTCCGGAGGATCCGCGGGAGATCCGCTTCGAGAACGTCACGTTCAGCTACCCGGGTGACGCGGCCCGTCCAGCGCTGGACGACGTCACCCTCACCCTGCCGCTCGGACGGATCGTCGCGCTGGTAGGAGAGAACGGTTCGGGCAAGACGACCCTGGTCAAGCTGCTCGCCGGACTGTACAAACCGGACCACGGCCGGATCCTGTGGGACCACGTGGACGCGGCGACCGCGGACCGGCACCAGCTGGCCGAACGCATCGCGATGGTCGCGCAGGACTTCAAACGCTGGCCGTTCACGGCCCGGGTGAACGTCGCCGTCGGCCGCTCCTCGGCGCCGCTGACCGAGGAGCGCCTGGCCTCGGCGGTCGCCGAGGCGGGTGCGGAGGAGGTGGTCGCGGACCTGCCACGCGGCCTGGACACGCTGCTCGCCCGCAACTTCAGTGGCGGGCACGAGCTGTCCGGCGGTCAGTGGCAGCGGCTCGGCATCGCCCGGGCCGCATACCGGCGCGGGCGCATCCTGATCGTGGACGAGCCGACGGCGGCGCTGGACGCGCGGGCCGAGCTGGAGGTCTTCGAGAAGATCCGGGCCCTGGCCGGCACCGGGCAGACGGTCGTCCTCATCACCCACCGGCTGGCGTCCGTGCGCCACGCGGACCTGGTACACGTCCTCGAGGAGGGCCGGCTCGTGGAGTCCGGGACGCCGGACGAGCTGCTGGCGACCGGGGGGATCTACGCGGAGCTGTACTCGCTTCAGGCGGATCAGTTCACGACGAAACTGCCCGCCCCGAAGGCGGGCTGA